In Methanobacteriaceae archaeon, the following are encoded in one genomic region:
- a CDS encoding NADH-quinone oxidoreductase subunit NuoF — translation MNFKDMVKIAEKDWGLVYNSEKPVVLVGAATCGNSAGAEEVASAIQSESDENNIECEIVKVGCIGLCYAEPLITIIKPGNPPIFYGNVTPQLARELVHSYIEGEDPLAEHALGTLGEGKIDEIQDIWELPVLKPQVRRILRNCGLIDPNNINHYLANGGYSGLNEALKMEPDKVIERVKESGLRGRGGAGFPTWMKWQLCRDEESEKKYLICNADEGDPGAFMNRSLLESDPHSVLEGIVIAAYAIGAQEGYIYCRAEYPLALKTLKQAISQMEKKGFLGENILGSGFDFNLEIKEGAGAFVCGEETALIASIEGKRGTPRTRPPFPTTSGLWGKPTVINNVETMAAVALVMQKGPQKFSEVGSEDSKGTKTFALVGDVCHTGLVEVPLGTTLREVIYEIGGGIVNDKKFKAVQVGGPSGGCIPEEFLDTPIDYSSLNMAGAIMGSGGMVIMDEDSCMVDVAHYFLKFTQNESCGKCVPCRLGTKQMLDILTDIIEGKGKSEDVKLLTELSEGIKAGSLCGLGQGAPNPVLTTIRYFQDEYRAHIEEGICPALHCKELINYVVIDDKCQGCMLCLKSCPADAITGAKKEIHSINSEKCIRCGTCFDLCSGKYDAIKKANKA, via the coding sequence ATGAATTTTAAAGATATGGTTAAAATAGCCGAAAAAGATTGGGGTTTGGTTTACAATAGTGAAAAACCAGTGGTGTTGGTGGGTGCTGCTACTTGTGGTAATTCTGCTGGTGCAGAAGAAGTAGCATCTGCAATTCAAAGTGAAAGCGATGAAAATAATATTGAATGTGAAATTGTTAAAGTGGGTTGCATAGGACTCTGTTACGCAGAACCATTAATCACCATCATAAAACCTGGAAATCCCCCTATTTTTTATGGTAATGTCACCCCTCAACTTGCCAGGGAACTGGTTCACTCTTACATTGAAGGGGAAGACCCACTGGCAGAGCATGCATTGGGGACTTTGGGAGAAGGTAAAATAGATGAAATACAGGATATATGGGAACTCCCAGTTTTAAAACCCCAGGTGAGGCGGATACTCCGGAATTGCGGATTAATAGATCCTAATAACATCAACCACTACTTGGCCAATGGAGGATACAGTGGATTAAATGAAGCACTGAAAATGGAACCAGATAAGGTTATTGAAAGGGTTAAAGAATCTGGTTTGAGGGGTAGAGGGGGAGCAGGTTTCCCTACCTGGATGAAATGGCAGTTATGTCGTGATGAAGAATCAGAAAAAAAATACCTGATTTGTAATGCTGATGAAGGTGATCCAGGAGCATTCATGAACCGTTCACTCCTGGAAAGCGATCCCCACTCAGTACTGGAAGGAATAGTCATTGCAGCCTATGCTATCGGAGCTCAAGAGGGATACATATACTGCAGAGCAGAATATCCTCTCGCTCTTAAAACCTTAAAACAGGCCATTTCTCAGATGGAAAAAAAGGGATTTCTTGGTGAGAACATTTTAGGCTCAGGGTTCGATTTTAATCTGGAAATAAAAGAAGGTGCAGGAGCATTTGTCTGTGGAGAAGAAACTGCACTCATTGCTTCTATTGAGGGTAAACGAGGCACCCCCCGCACCCGTCCACCATTCCCCACCACATCTGGTTTATGGGGTAAACCCACAGTGATTAACAACGTGGAAACCATGGCTGCTGTGGCCCTGGTAATGCAGAAAGGCCCGCAAAAGTTCAGTGAAGTCGGATCAGAGGATAGTAAAGGCACTAAAACCTTTGCACTGGTAGGTGATGTATGTCACACTGGATTAGTAGAAGTACCACTGGGAACAACCCTCCGGGAAGTAATATACGAGATTGGTGGTGGGATAGTCAATGATAAAAAGTTTAAAGCCGTTCAGGTGGGCGGACCCTCTGGAGGATGTATTCCTGAAGAATTTCTGGATACTCCAATTGATTACAGTTCCTTGAACATGGCCGGGGCCATAATGGGCTCTGGTGGGATGGTGATTATGGATGAAGACTCCTGTATGGTGGATGTGGCCCATTACTTTTTAAAATTCACCCAGAACGAATCCTGTGGTAAATGCGTTCCCTGCAGACTGGGAACCAAGCAGATGCTGGATATCTTAACAGATATAATTGAAGGAAAGGGCAAATCTGAAGATGTTAAATTACTTACAGAACTTTCTGAGGGTATAAAAGCTGGTTCTTTATGTGGGCTTGGTCAGGGAGCTCCTAATCCAGTGCTCACCACCATAAGATACTTTCAGGATGAATACCGTGCCCACATTGAAGAGGGGATATGCCCAGCTTTACACTGCAAAGAACTTATCAATTACGTTGTAATTGATGATAAATGCCAGGGATGTATGTTGTGCCTTAAATCGTGTCCTGCAGATGCAATAACTGGTGCTAAAAAGGAAATACACTCCATAAATTCAGAAAAATGTATTAGATGTGGTACGTGTTTTGATTTATGTTCAGGTAAGTATGATGCCATTAAAAAAGCAAATAAAGCCTAA
- a CDS encoding carbohydrate kinase family protein produces MREKRDLLAIGHTAMDYIIQVNEFPHPNSSTAIKNMKTFHGGAAANVAVVASSLGLKSSLVSAVGGDFLDSEYQKHLQNYDINIQDIIVVEDDKTPTAFVLTDKNHDQIFYFYWGAAKQFKESPVPHDAIKNVKAVHLATGDPLFNWKCGKFARAQGKIISFDPGQDLHMYSTQDLKDVLKITDILFGNHHEIQRILENIQMNVDELRHYGPSIVVETRGKEGSVIYSDETIKVDALAREPVDPTGAGDSYRAGFLKSYLEGKSLEYCGRIASAVSSFVVEAEGCQTNVPNFKKVQERMKKEK; encoded by the coding sequence CTGAGGGAAAAAAGAGATTTACTGGCCATTGGACACACAGCCATGGACTACATTATTCAGGTTAATGAGTTTCCCCATCCTAATTCTTCCACTGCCATAAAAAATATGAAAACGTTCCATGGAGGAGCCGCAGCCAATGTTGCAGTGGTTGCCTCCTCTTTAGGGCTTAAATCTTCCCTGGTATCGGCAGTTGGTGGGGATTTCCTGGATTCTGAATACCAGAAACATCTGCAAAATTATGATATCAATATACAAGACATTATAGTGGTGGAAGATGATAAAACACCCACTGCTTTCGTTTTAACTGATAAAAATCATGACCAGATATTTTACTTTTACTGGGGGGCTGCCAAGCAATTCAAAGAATCTCCAGTACCCCATGATGCCATAAAAAATGTTAAGGCAGTGCATCTTGCCACTGGAGACCCCTTATTCAACTGGAAATGTGGTAAATTTGCCCGTGCTCAAGGTAAAATCATATCTTTTGATCCTGGACAGGATTTGCACATGTACTCCACCCAGGATCTTAAGGATGTTCTGAAAATCACTGATATTCTTTTTGGAAATCATCATGAAATCCAGCGTATTCTGGAAAATATCCAGATGAATGTGGATGAATTAAGGCATTACGGACCTTCCATTGTGGTTGAAACCAGAGGTAAAGAGGGTAGTGTTATCTACTCTGATGAAACCATCAAAGTGGATGCCCTGGCACGTGAACCCGTAGATCCCACCGGTGCTGGGGATTCTTATCGTGCCGGGTTTCTGAAATCTTATCTAGAAGGGAAATCACTGGAATATTGCGGTAGGATAGCTTCTGCAGTGTCATCATTCGTGGTGGAAGCTGAAGGATGTCAGACCAATGTACCTAATTTTAAAAAGGTCCAGGAGAGGATGAAGAAGGAAAAATGA
- the hxlB gene encoding 6-phospho-3-hexuloisomerase — protein sequence MLLTVKQLILNEAIEEIVDNVLSVSGELDPKNIEEMTGLLRSSKNVFVMGLGRSGLVARAFAMRLMHLGISVYVVGETTTPALTSEDCLLAISGSGETFSIISAAEIAQKRGAKIIAVTSYVESTLGKMADVIVHIKGRTKIDSEKNYITRQINGKHQSLSPLGTLFEVTSLIFLDGLIAQLMVEMGKTEEDMKARHTVIE from the coding sequence ATGCTTTTAACGGTGAAACAATTGATTTTAAATGAGGCTATAGAAGAAATAGTGGATAATGTACTCTCTGTTTCGGGAGAATTAGACCCGAAGAACATTGAAGAAATGACAGGGTTGTTAAGATCATCAAAAAACGTTTTTGTCATGGGATTAGGCCGCTCAGGTCTGGTGGCCCGGGCCTTTGCCATGCGACTCATGCACTTGGGCATAAGTGTGTATGTGGTGGGAGAGACCACCACACCTGCTTTAACCAGTGAAGACTGCCTACTGGCAATTTCAGGTTCAGGGGAAACCTTCAGCATAATAAGTGCCGCTGAAATAGCCCAAAAAAGAGGAGCTAAAATAATTGCAGTCACATCATATGTGGAATCCACACTGGGGAAAATGGCAGATGTGATAGTCCACATAAAAGGCCGTACTAAAATTGATTCTGAAAAAAATTATATCACACGCCAGATAAATGGAAAGCACCAGTCTCTATCTCCACTGGGAACCCTATTTGAGGTTACCAGCCTCATATTCCTGGACGGGTTGATAGCCCAGTTAATGGTGGAAATGGGGAAAACAGAAGAGGATATGAAAGCCAGACATACGGTTATTGAGTGA
- a CDS encoding TOBE domain-containing protein has translation MAKFKYEPEYRIEINGKPLLIDKNKFNLLKYVQEYGSITRASQKSNIPYRSALKYIENLENQLNDPIVISKRGGKGGGGGSQLTKTGLFILIEYRKVESVIDMHSEVNEIQCEIATIDLEKKIMIIYLGKEKVILPLRGDFCVGEKVLILISPDDIIITLEPQKSSVRNVFKGRITHMEVKDEIVRLNIDIGEIDLFADVTQYARDDLQLDIGKEVFMGFKAAAIPVIKL, from the coding sequence ATGGCTAAATTTAAGTATGAGCCAGAATACAGAATAGAAATTAATGGGAAGCCATTGTTAATTGATAAAAATAAGTTTAATCTTCTAAAATACGTTCAAGAATATGGTTCCATCACCAGAGCCTCCCAGAAATCTAATATTCCCTATCGAAGTGCCCTTAAATATATTGAAAACTTGGAAAATCAGTTAAATGATCCAATCGTGATAAGTAAAAGAGGAGGAAAAGGAGGTGGGGGAGGATCTCAGCTTACAAAAACTGGTCTGTTCATATTAATAGAGTACAGGAAGGTTGAAAGTGTTATTGATATGCATAGTGAGGTTAATGAGATTCAATGCGAAATCGCAACAATTGACCTGGAAAAAAAGATTATGATCATTTATTTGGGAAAAGAAAAAGTTATCCTTCCACTTAGAGGAGATTTCTGTGTTGGAGAAAAGGTTTTAATCTTAATCAGCCCTGATGATATTATTATCACACTGGAACCGCAAAAATCAAGTGTTAGAAACGTGTTCAAGGGCAGGATAACCCATATGGAAGTTAAAGATGAAATTGTGCGTTTAAACATAGATATTGGGGAAATTGATCTCTTTGCCGATGTAACTCAATATGCAAGAGATGATTTACAATTAGATATTGGTAAAGAAGTGTTTATGGGATTCAAAGCCGCAGCGATTCCTGTGATTAAATTATAA
- the fdhD gene encoding formate dehydrogenase accessory sulfurtransferase FdhD, whose translation MSKLFKKISIIKVNQEAREVDDLVAMDTKMELLVNGEKLGKFYLSPDDLEDFTLGYLIDEKFIKTSDDILKIEFEPQSIQVTLKDYENMGEDDLSCYDGWYHREQTIPSVKSDLKVKSEDILLAYDRLIEKAEVWSKTGGTHVAALVDETHFIVREDVSRHVAVDKVIGAGLKEGLNYSKSFLVCSGRIPPDRVVKLANVGIPIMVTKAAPTVEGLKIGEDAGITLIGFLRNGRFNIYTHPHRIVI comes from the coding sequence ATGAGCAAATTATTTAAAAAAATCAGTATTATCAAGGTTAACCAGGAAGCACGTGAGGTGGATGACCTGGTGGCCATGGACACCAAAATGGAACTCTTGGTTAACGGAGAAAAACTGGGGAAATTTTATTTAAGTCCTGATGATTTGGAAGACTTCACCCTGGGCTATCTAATTGATGAAAAGTTCATAAAAACCTCTGACGATATCCTGAAAATAGAATTTGAACCTCAATCAATCCAAGTTACCCTTAAAGATTATGAAAATATGGGAGAAGATGACCTGTCATGTTATGATGGTTGGTATCATCGTGAACAGACTATTCCTTCTGTTAAATCTGATCTGAAAGTTAAAAGTGAGGATATACTCTTGGCATATGACCGCTTAATTGAAAAAGCAGAAGTCTGGTCCAAGACCGGTGGCACCCATGTAGCTGCCCTAGTTGATGAAACCCATTTCATTGTCAGGGAGGATGTCAGCCGACACGTGGCTGTGGATAAAGTTATTGGTGCTGGTTTAAAAGAAGGATTAAACTATTCAAAAAGTTTTCTTGTGTGCAGTGGCAGGATACCCCCGGACCGTGTGGTTAAACTGGCCAATGTAGGAATACCTATTATGGTAACCAAAGCCGCTCCTACTGTAGAAGGGTTGAAAATAGGAGAGGATGCCGGCATTACTCTGATAGGTTTCCTTAGAAATGGTAGATTTAATATTTACACCCACCCCCATAGGATCGTAATTTGA
- a CDS encoding lysine--tRNA ligase, whose amino-acid sequence MKHWIERIASDLANWDVDQHVVASGTSISGSIHIGNSCDVFIANAVGNSLKNLGENAETIWIADDHDPLRKVPYPLPESYEKYLGVPYSQIPCPEGCCENFVEHFQKPFLETLPFFGIELETYSGFKMYQEGVYNDYIKKSLERAPRIREIFNQYREHPLKGDWLPYNPICTECGRVNTTTAYDYQGDTVFYKCQCGYEGEMDIKSGEGKLTWRVEWAARWKIFGVTCEPFGKDHAASGGSYDVSKIISQEIFNYQAPYPVPYEWITLKGDAMSKSKGVFFTPGEWLEIGAPETLNYFLFRSKPLKHKDFHPGMPFLDFIDQYDRVERIFYGVEEAASEKEMEKLKKIYEVSQIRLRDSMPFQASYRFLTVARQITSDPEKIFDILERNSQLPAEMEGVSYENVDVEVKDRLASRLTNVENWLNKYAPEFVKFQVQEELPKVEINDKQQSFLLRVADVLEKSDHTSQELHDEMYLILKDLGLKPQKAFQAIYKVIIGKKQGPRAASFVLSLDKDFVIKRFRREA is encoded by the coding sequence TTGAAACACTGGATTGAGAGAATTGCATCTGATCTTGCTAACTGGGACGTGGACCAACACGTGGTAGCCAGTGGAACTTCCATATCTGGCTCTATACATATAGGAAATTCCTGTGACGTTTTCATAGCCAACGCAGTGGGTAACTCCCTGAAAAATCTCGGTGAAAACGCTGAGACTATATGGATTGCCGATGACCATGACCCCCTACGGAAGGTTCCTTATCCTCTCCCTGAATCTTATGAAAAATATTTGGGTGTTCCTTACTCCCAGATTCCCTGTCCTGAGGGTTGCTGTGAGAACTTCGTGGAACACTTCCAGAAACCCTTCCTGGAAACACTGCCTTTCTTTGGGATAGAACTTGAAACCTATTCCGGTTTTAAGATGTACCAGGAGGGGGTTTACAATGACTACATTAAAAAGTCACTGGAAAGAGCCCCCAGAATCCGGGAAATATTCAACCAGTACCGTGAACACCCCCTGAAAGGAGACTGGCTACCTTACAATCCTATATGTACTGAATGTGGACGGGTAAACACCACCACTGCCTATGACTACCAGGGAGACACTGTTTTCTACAAGTGCCAGTGTGGTTATGAGGGTGAAATGGACATCAAATCCGGTGAAGGGAAATTAACCTGGCGTGTGGAGTGGGCTGCCCGTTGGAAGATCTTCGGTGTGACCTGCGAACCCTTTGGAAAGGACCATGCAGCCAGTGGCGGTTCCTATGATGTGAGTAAAATCATATCCCAGGAGATATTTAATTACCAGGCCCCTTATCCAGTACCTTACGAGTGGATCACCCTGAAGGGTGATGCTATGAGCAAGTCCAAGGGTGTTTTCTTCACCCCTGGAGAATGGCTGGAGATAGGTGCACCGGAAACTCTGAATTACTTCTTATTCAGGAGCAAGCCTTTGAAACATAAGGATTTTCATCCAGGAATGCCGTTTTTAGACTTTATAGATCAGTATGATCGGGTGGAAAGGATATTCTATGGTGTGGAGGAAGCTGCATCAGAGAAGGAAATGGAGAAACTTAAAAAAATCTATGAAGTATCCCAGATCAGGTTAAGAGATTCCATGCCCTTCCAAGCATCCTACCGTTTCCTTACCGTGGCCCGGCAGATAACTAGTGACCCGGAAAAGATCTTCGATATACTGGAACGTAACTCACAACTTCCAGCTGAGATGGAAGGAGTGTCCTATGAAAATGTTGATGTTGAAGTCAAAGACCGTTTAGCTTCTAGACTAACCAATGTGGAAAACTGGTTGAATAAATATGCCCCTGAATTTGTGAAGTTCCAGGTGCAGGAAGAACTGCCCAAAGTAGAAATTAATGATAAACAGCAATCATTCCTCCTTAGGGTAGCAGATGTTCTGGAGAAATCTGACCACACCTCACAAGAATTACATGATGAGATGTACCTCATACTAAAGGATCTGGGGTTGAAACCACAGAAAGCGTTCCAGGCCATTTATAAGGTGATTATTGGGAAAAAACAAGGCCCCAGAGCAGCTTCATTTGTACTGTCCCTTGATAAGGATTTTGTTATTAAAAGATTTAGAAGAGAAGCTTAA
- a CDS encoding LysR family transcriptional regulator, which yields MEFNPTLNLEINGKKFTYRLFEALNEISQTYSQREAAKRLGISHSVLNRRILDSEERLGFKLVHTTGAGSGLTPQGISILEKYHEYLKRLRERDRLVLCGGPISTGLMDVLANNYGLDAAIMSSDDVSALEMADMGLVDLVLLDDPVHAFIHDLDFIPVARDHLVLISSSAEPMESPEELNGKKFIEIPHSAQRLAWNTLDQLRIDYRLVEVCNSPQTALKMVYAQDDLHTFLNNSFTSSIVSGSDLFAADTMHLITMVPFTQKPQLEDFAEFVQGRGQEIVLEWGFKRID from the coding sequence ATGGAGTTTAATCCAACATTAAACTTGGAAATAAATGGGAAAAAATTCACTTACAGACTTTTTGAAGCTTTAAATGAAATTTCACAAACCTATTCTCAGAGAGAAGCTGCCAAACGCTTGGGAATATCCCATTCGGTTTTGAATCGTCGCATATTAGACTCTGAAGAGAGGCTCGGGTTTAAATTAGTTCACACTACCGGAGCTGGCTCTGGTCTTACACCTCAAGGTATTTCAATACTTGAGAAATACCATGAATATCTGAAACGGCTGCGAGAAAGAGATAGATTAGTTTTATGCGGCGGACCCATATCAACTGGTTTAATGGACGTTTTAGCAAATAATTATGGTTTGGACGCTGCGATTATGAGTTCTGATGATGTTAGCGCCCTGGAAATGGCAGATATGGGTTTGGTGGATCTTGTTCTCTTGGATGATCCTGTGCATGCCTTTATCCATGACCTTGATTTTATTCCTGTAGCCCGGGATCATCTGGTGCTGATTTCCAGTTCAGCTGAACCCATGGAAAGCCCGGAGGAACTCAATGGCAAAAAATTCATTGAAATCCCCCATTCAGCTCAGAGACTGGCATGGAATACCTTAGATCAGTTGAGGATAGATTATAGATTGGTTGAAGTTTGTAACTCTCCTCAAACTGCACTTAAAATGGTCTACGCTCAAGATGATCTTCATACCTTCCTTAATAACAGCTTCACTTCATCAATTGTTTCTGGTTCGGATCTGTTTGCTGCTGACACCATGCACCTTATTACCATGGTCCCCTTCACTCAAAAACCCCAACTGGAAGATTTTGCAGAGTTCGTGCAGGGAAGAGGGCAGGAAATAGTCCTGGAATGGGGTTTTAAAAGGATTGACTGA
- a CDS encoding carboxymuconolactone decarboxylase family protein, whose amino-acid sequence MSFKMPKHHQNMKERFPEYMDALSDLGKSVRSCGPLDEKTAQLIQLAASTAKRSEGGVHSHARRAIENGASPEEIYQTLLLLTSTIGFPTVAAAISWVDDVIEDSM is encoded by the coding sequence ATGTCGTTTAAAATGCCAAAACATCACCAGAATATGAAAGAACGCTTCCCTGAATATATGGATGCTCTAAGTGATTTAGGAAAATCTGTTAGAAGCTGTGGTCCTCTTGATGAGAAAACAGCTCAGCTCATACAGCTAGCTGCTTCTACAGCCAAGAGGTCTGAAGGAGGAGTACACAGTCACGCGCGAAGGGCTATAGAAAACGGTGCCTCCCCTGAAGAAATTTATCAGACTTTACTCCTGCTAACCAGCACTATAGGATTTCCTACAGTTGCTGCAGCCATATCATGGGTGGATGATGTAATAGAAGACTCGATGTAG
- the thiC gene encoding phosphomethylpyrimidine synthase: MTQMDDARKGIITDEMKSVAEAENVDVEFIRKSVAQGTIAIPSNNGREVKAVGIGAGLRTKVNATIGTSTDICNFDMEEEKARVAMANNADTLMELSVGGDLDEIRRRILEISDIPVGSVPVYQAAIETIRKKGAAIYMDEDVMFKAIEKQAKDGIDFMAIHCSVNMETLKRLKRQGREGGLVSRGGALVSAWMVENETENPLYKNYDYILEIAKEHDFVMSMANAMRAGAIADATDRAGVQELIILGELIDRAREAGVQTIVEGPGHIPLNEIQANVTIQKKLCRGAPFYMLGPIVTDIAPAYDHIVSSIGASQSAAAGADFICYVTPAEHLALPGPEDVKMGVIASRIGAYVGDMAKGIHNGELDLEMANARKKLNWEAQYAASICPADARAIRDARPPEDPDTCTMCGSYCAVKIVNEWLDEASTEVFE; encoded by the coding sequence ATGACACAAATGGACGATGCAAGAAAAGGGATTATAACCGATGAAATGAAATCTGTTGCAGAAGCAGAAAATGTTGACGTTGAATTCATCAGGAAATCTGTAGCCCAGGGTACCATTGCTATTCCCAGTAATAACGGAAGGGAAGTGAAAGCTGTTGGTATTGGTGCCGGACTGCGAACCAAGGTTAACGCCACCATTGGTACCTCCACTGATATTTGTAATTTTGATATGGAAGAAGAAAAGGCCAGAGTTGCCATGGCCAATAATGCTGACACACTGATGGAACTATCAGTGGGCGGAGATCTGGATGAAATCAGAAGAAGAATTCTGGAAATATCTGACATACCAGTGGGAAGTGTGCCTGTGTATCAGGCTGCCATTGAAACCATCCGCAAGAAAGGCGCTGCCATCTACATGGATGAAGATGTAATGTTCAAGGCCATAGAAAAACAGGCCAAGGACGGTATTGACTTCATGGCCATTCACTGCAGTGTGAACATGGAAACCCTTAAACGTCTCAAGAGACAGGGACGTGAAGGTGGTCTGGTGAGTCGTGGTGGTGCTTTAGTATCTGCCTGGATGGTGGAAAATGAAACTGAAAACCCGCTTTACAAGAATTACGATTACATCCTGGAAATTGCCAAAGAGCATGATTTCGTGATGTCCATGGCCAACGCAATGAGAGCTGGAGCCATTGCTGATGCCACCGACCGTGCAGGAGTTCAAGAGTTGATAATTCTGGGTGAGTTAATTGACCGGGCCCGGGAAGCTGGTGTGCAGACCATAGTGGAAGGCCCAGGCCACATTCCATTAAACGAAATCCAGGCCAATGTAACCATCCAGAAAAAACTCTGTCGTGGTGCTCCCTTCTACATGTTAGGACCCATAGTAACGGACATCGCACCTGCCTATGACCATATAGTCTCATCCATCGGTGCCTCACAGTCCGCTGCTGCCGGGGCGGACTTCATCTGCTATGTAACCCCTGCAGAACACTTAGCACTCCCAGGACCAGAAGACGTGAAAATGGGAGTTATAGCCAGCCGCATCGGAGCCTATGTGGGAGATATGGCCAAAGGAATACACAACGGTGAACTGGATCTGGAAATGGCTAACGCCCGTAAAAAGCTTAACTGGGAAGCTCAGTACGCAGCATCAATCTGCCCTGCTGATGCCAGAGCTATAAGAGATGCCAGACCCCCAGAAGACCCTGATACTTGCACTATGTGCGGAAGTTACTGTGCAGTCAAAATCGTGAATGAATGGCTTGATGAAGCTTCTACCGAAGTATTCGAATAA
- the moaA gene encoding GTP 3',8-cyclase MoaA: MKVTDEYQRPIISLRISITNRCNVKCFYCHHDGIIPQEYEMSPDEIFRIAKVARGIGVDKIRLSGGEPLIRDDIVDIVRKISSLRFKDISITTNGILLEHYAPDLVAAGLNRVNISFDTLNPQTYRFITKRDYLDQAKKGIISAVKAGLYPVKVNMVVMKDVNHHEIWDVFQFCQENGVILQLIELLKTDNCPDAGFLDDYHYDMGKLEQKLENMADKVKIRRFMQDRKKYFIGGGEIEVVKPMDNTQFCKNCTRIRITPDGKLKPCLLRNDNLVDFIEPMRQGKTDEELKELFLEAIKNREPFYNGCNS; the protein is encoded by the coding sequence ATGAAAGTAACCGATGAATATCAGCGCCCCATTATATCCCTGAGGATATCTATTACCAATCGCTGTAATGTGAAATGCTTTTACTGCCATCATGATGGCATCATACCCCAGGAATATGAAATGTCCCCTGATGAAATATTCCGAATTGCCAAAGTAGCTCGTGGCATTGGAGTGGATAAAATAAGACTTTCAGGCGGAGAACCACTGATTAGAGATGATATCGTAGATATTGTCCGTAAAATTTCATCACTAAGATTTAAAGACATTTCTATCACCACCAATGGTATTCTCTTGGAACATTATGCCCCAGATCTAGTAGCAGCTGGACTTAACAGAGTCAACATCAGTTTTGATACTCTCAACCCTCAAACCTACCGGTTTATAACCAAAAGAGACTACTTGGATCAGGCTAAAAAAGGAATTATAAGCGCGGTGAAAGCTGGTTTGTACCCGGTGAAAGTAAACATGGTGGTGATGAAAGATGTAAACCACCATGAAATCTGGGATGTTTTCCAATTCTGCCAGGAAAATGGAGTTATACTTCAACTTATCGAATTACTGAAAACGGATAACTGTCCAGATGCTGGTTTTCTGGATGATTATCATTATGATATGGGAAAACTCGAACAAAAACTCGAAAATATGGCTGATAAAGTAAAAATAAGACGTTTCATGCAGGATCGTAAAAAATATTTTATTGGAGGAGGAGAAATAGAAGTAGTCAAGCCCATGGATAATACACAGTTCTGTAAAAACTGCACCCGGATAAGAATAACTCCTGATGGTAAATTAAAACCCTGTCTTCTAAGAAATGATAATTTAGTTGATTTTATAGAACCCATGAGGCAGGGTAAAACAGATGAAGAACTGAAAGAATTATTTTTAGAGGCAATTAAGAATAGAGAACCATTTTACAATGGATGTAATTCCTGA
- the mobB gene encoding molybdopterin-guanine dinucleotide biosynthesis protein B — MKIIAVAGTKNTGKTTLVTRIVSELANRNYKVGTAKHTHVQLDVEGKDTWKHRKAGASVVVGAGADETFFITHQDMSLEEIINSVEYLFKPDFLVLEGYKKAPYLKISTSPLDDPFTLTEVDVMKLDEESLRELVDLVEERSFGKLANINCGECGFKDCNEMAQAMVKGEAKEDLCVMKKTSEVLLKINGSPVPLNPFVNKFIKNTFLGMISSLKIEEHGEAKKIELLIQHESNR, encoded by the coding sequence ATGAAGATCATAGCCGTGGCCGGGACCAAAAACACTGGCAAAACCACATTAGTCACCCGAATTGTAAGTGAACTGGCCAATAGAAACTATAAAGTAGGTACTGCGAAGCACACCCATGTTCAACTGGATGTGGAGGGAAAAGACACTTGGAAGCACCGCAAGGCGGGTGCAAGTGTGGTGGTGGGTGCCGGGGCAGATGAAACATTTTTCATCACCCATCAGGATATGTCCCTGGAAGAAATTATCAACAGCGTTGAATACCTTTTTAAACCCGATTTTTTAGTTTTAGAGGGATATAAAAAAGCCCCTTATCTTAAGATATCCACTTCACCCTTGGATGATCCTTTCACTCTCACTGAAGTTGATGTTATGAAACTGGATGAGGAATCTCTCAGGGAACTGGTTGACCTGGTTGAAGAGAGAAGTTTCGGGAAACTGGCCAATATAAACTGTGGTGAATGTGGTTTTAAAGATTGCAATGAAATGGCGCAGGCAATGGTAAAAGGAGAAGCCAAGGAGGACCTTTGCGTTATGAAAAAAACATCAGAGGTTTTACTTAAAATTAACGGATCTCCAGTGCCCTTAAATCCATTTGTTAATAAATTCATTAAAAACACCTTCTTAGGTATGATTAGTTCACTTAAAATTGAAGAACACGGCGAAGCAAAAAAAATTGAACTCCTGATACAACATGAAAGTAACCGATGA